One segment of Salvelinus fontinalis isolate EN_2023a chromosome 12, ASM2944872v1, whole genome shotgun sequence DNA contains the following:
- the LOC129867304 gene encoding nicotinamide riboside kinase 2-like isoform X1: protein MKYVIGIGGVTNGGKTTLTNRLIKSLPNCCVVHQDDFFRKPDHIEVGADGFRQWDVITALDMDAMANTIRGWAENPMKFACSHGVNVSPATEVADPDQLVHILIVEGFLLYNYKSLMDVYNKCYYISIPYEECKRRRSTRQYTVPDPPGLFDGHVWPMYLKHRKEMVESGLAIAYLDGLKSEELYSQVYEDIQNTLLNRL, encoded by the exons ATGAAATACGTTATAGGAATTGGCGG TGTGACCAATGGTGGGAAAACAACTTTGACGAATAGACTGATCAAGTCATTGCCTAACTGTTGTGTGGTGCATCAAGATGACTTTTTCAGG AAACCTGATCATATAGAAGTCGGGGCGGACGGCTTTAGACAGTGGGATG TGATCACAGCATTGGACATGGATGCCATGGCGAATACAATACGAGGATGGGCTGAGAACCCAATGAAGTTTGCCTGCTCCCACGGTGTCAATGTGTCTCCTGCCACGGAGGTGGCTGACCCAGATCAACTGGTCCACATTCTGATCGTGGAGGGCTTCCTTCTGTACAATTATAA GTCCCTGATGGATGTGTACAACAAGTGCTACTACATCTCCATTCCATATGAAGAGTgcaaaaggaggaggag TACAAGACAATACACCGTCCCAGACCCTCCTGGGCTGTTTGATGGCCATGTGTGGCCCATGTACTTAAAGCACAGGAAAGAGATGGTGGAAAGCGGTTTGGCCATCG CGTATTTGGATGGTTTGAAATCTGAAGAGCTCTACAGCCAGGTCTATGAGGACATCCAGAATACACTGTTGAATCGTTTATAG
- the LOC129867304 gene encoding nicotinamide riboside kinase 2-like isoform X2 gives MDAMANTIRGWAENPMKFACSHGVNVSPATEVADPDQLVHILIVEGFLLYNYKSLMDVYNKCYYISIPYEECKRRRSTRQYTVPDPPGLFDGHVWPMYLKHRKEMVESGLAIAYLDGLKSEELYSQVYEDIQNTLLNRL, from the exons ATGGATGCCATGGCGAATACAATACGAGGATGGGCTGAGAACCCAATGAAGTTTGCCTGCTCCCACGGTGTCAATGTGTCTCCTGCCACGGAGGTGGCTGACCCAGATCAACTGGTCCACATTCTGATCGTGGAGGGCTTCCTTCTGTACAATTATAA GTCCCTGATGGATGTGTACAACAAGTGCTACTACATCTCCATTCCATATGAAGAGTgcaaaaggaggaggag TACAAGACAATACACCGTCCCAGACCCTCCTGGGCTGTTTGATGGCCATGTGTGGCCCATGTACTTAAAGCACAGGAAAGAGATGGTGGAAAGCGGTTTGGCCATCG CGTATTTGGATGGTTTGAAATCTGAAGAGCTCTACAGCCAGGTCTATGAGGACATCCAGAATACACTGTTGAATCGTTTATAG
- the LOC129866512 gene encoding protein-lysine 6-oxidase-like, with protein sequence MERFSFLLFCLLYVLVSLSTGQHHLRARMGPWRHRIQWENNGRMYSLLSTGSEYLAPAQARKLPAQLYLTTNNDFNIRHPPSPRDTVPVAGYPGARPPPQGGTGSTSNGTGTGALQEFSGSGIPRGGRNPTRVDVSLPVRRQVSVSPVRSAEITHGRGTSQARHETPEASAHPPTSGYMNNAEDAGNRQRTQHIAQAADSIPSSRSIPAPESNTSPTALSALSNNGVEAHITRSQPQQPRRVESNNMIGDYGDDSTDPNKNHQNSVFYNGRTREPVLLPAGTGYGTRLFHNGLPDLVPDPYYIQAASYIQRVQMYALRCAGEENCLSRSAYRPGVRDIDYRTLLRFPQRVKNQGTADFLPVKPRHQWEWHSCHQHYHSMEAFSNYDLLDVITGRKVAEGHKASFCLEDTSCDPGVRRRFACTAHTQGLGPGCYDTYNANIDCQWIDITDVPPGNYILKVMVNPTMQVQESDFSNNIVKCDIRYTGSYVHARNCRITG encoded by the exons ATGGAGAGGTTTTCTTTTCTACTGTTTTGCCTGCTTTATGTTCTGGTTAGTTTAAGCACTGGACAGCACCATTTACGTGCGCGAATGGGGCCATGGAGACACAGAATCCAATGGGAGAACAACGGTCGGATGTATAGTTTACTCAGCACGGGGTCTGAATATCTCGCACCGGCACAGGCGAGGAAACTACCTGCTCAGCTCTATCTGACCACCAATAATGATTTCAATATACGTCACCCACCTTCTCCGAGGGACACGGTGCCGGTGGCGGGATACCCAGGAGCGCGTCCCCCTCCCCAAGGAGGCACCGGTTCCACTTCCAACGGTACCGGTACAGGGGCTCTCCAGGAGTTCTCAGGCAGTGGGATACCGAGGGGAGGACGAAACCCTACTCGGGTTGATGTCAGCCTGCCGGTTCGGCGACAGGTCTCTGTGTCACCGGTCAGGAGCGCAGAGATTACGCATGGTCGCGGCACGAGCCAAGCGCGACATGAGACCCCAGAAGCATCAGCCCACCCACCCACATCTGGCTACATGAATAATGCCGAGGATGCAGGCAACAGACAACGCACCCAGCACATTGCCCAAGCGGCGGATTCTATTCCCTCGTCCAGAAGCATTCCAGCTCCAGAATCAAATACATCTCCAACTGCGCTGAGTGCGCTTTCTAACAATGGCGTGGAGGCGCACATCACCCGCTCGCAGCCCCAGCAACCGAGGAGGGTTGAAAGTAATAATATGATAGGTGATTATGGTGATGATTCCACGGACCCAAATAAAAACCACCAAAATTCTGTTTTTTATAACGGAAGAACCAGAGAACCTGTGCTTCTTCCAGCGGGAACAGGCTATGGCACCAGATTATTTCATAACG GTCTCCCAGACCTTGTCCCTGACCCCTACTATATCCAAGCTGCTTCTTATATCCAACGGGTACAGATGTATGCCCTGAGATGTGCAGGAGAGGAAAACTGTCTGTCACG GTCAGCGTATCGACCAGGTGTCAGAGACATCGACTACAGGACTCTACTGAGGTTTCCTCAGAGGGTGAAGAACCAGGGGACTGCTGACTTCCTCCCAGTCAAACCCAGACACCAATGGGAATGGCACAGCTGCCACCAGCACTACCACAGCATGGAGGCCTTCAGTAACTATGACCTGCTGGATGTCATCACAGGCAGGAAGGTGGCAGAGGGACACAAGGCCAGCTTCTGTCTGGAGGACACGAGCTGTGACCCGGGAGTCCGCCGACGCTTCGCctgcacagcacacacacag GGATTGGGTCCTGGTTGCTACGACACCTACAATGCCAACATTGATTGCCAGTGGATTGACATCACAGACGTGCCACCAGGAAACTATATTCTCAAG GTGATGGTAAACCCAACTATGCAAGTGCAGGAGTCAGATTTCTCAAACAACATAGTGAAGTGTGATATCAGGTACACAGGAAGCTATGTCCATGCCAGGAACTGTAGGATCACTGGGTAA
- the LOC129867307 gene encoding myeloid-derived growth factor-like isoform X3 has product MAQNNFAFLALLVVTSTVTLASADERTQTVEFNVKPGGMVHTFSEKMREYECSFTYASQGGTNEQWLMSVSLSEDDSLFSCSLWRPQGKSYLFFTQFKAELKGAKIEYASAYCPSVCLSDNDVELHIPMETCLLH; this is encoded by the exons ATGGCGCAAAATAACTTTGCATTTCTTGCTTTGTTGGTTGTAACGTCAACAGTTACATTGGCTAGTGCCGATGAGCGAACGCAAACTGTGGAATTCAACGTAAAACCCGGCGGAATGGTGCACACGTTCTCTGAGAAAATG AGAGAATATGAATGTTCATTCACGTATGCATCACAAGGGGGAACCAACGAG CAATGGCTGATGAGTGTGAGCCTGAGCGAGGACGACAGTCTGTTCTCCTGCTCTTTGTGGAG ACCCCAAGGGAAGTCCTACCTGTTTTTCACACAGTTCAAGGCTGAGCTGAAAGGAGCCAAGATTGAGTATGCCAGTGCATAT tgcccttctgtctgtctcagtgataATGATGTAGAACTGCATATCCCAATGGAAACATGTCTTCTACATTGA